ACCCACGTTTGTCTCAATGTAAATCCCGACCGTCCTGGATCAGCTTATGGATATGTTGATATGGGAGGATGGGTTGGAGGTCAGTCAGAGTATGTGATGGTTCCTTATGCTGATTTTCAGTTATTGAAATTCCCAGATAAAGATCAAGCAATGGATAAAATTCTGGACCTCACTATGCTCTCTGATATTTTCCCTACAGGATTTCATGGCGCTTACAGTGCCGGGGTTCAACCCGGTTCCACTGTATATGTAGCTGGTGCCGGCCCAGTAGGACTGGCCGCAGCCCACTCCGCACAGCTGCTGGGAGCTTCCGTTGTTATTGTTGGAGATTTAATACCAGAACGACTCCAGCAAGCACAAAGTTTTGGCTGCGAAACCGTGAATCTTCGGGACCATGATAATTTAGGAGAACAAATCGAACAGATTTTAGGGATACCTGAGGTAGACTGTGCCATTGATTGTGTAGGATTTGAAGCACACGGTCACGGGCAAGATGCCAACGAAGCTCCTGCCACTGTTTTAAACTCTATTATGGATGTCACCAAGGTGAGCGGTAAGCTAGGTATTCCAGGCCTTTATGTTACCGAGGATCCAGGAGCAGTAGATGAAGCGGCAAAACAAGGCTCTCTCAGCATCCGTTTTGGTTTAGGCTGGGCGAAAGCACATACGTTTGTGACAGGGCAGACACCAGTTATGAAATATCACCGCTCTCTTATGAATTCCATTTTTCATGGAAAAGCTGACATTGCAAAAGCTGTAAACGCTACTCTTATTTCTTTAGATGAAGCTCCGCAAGGGTACAGCGAATTTGACAGCGGTGTCGCCAAGAAGTTTGTTATCGACCCTCATAACATGTTCCATAAATAGTCATTCAGCATCTGCTTTTTTGGCAGATGCTTTTGCTATCCAGCTCATTTTTTTCTCAAAGACCTTTCGTTAAATAATCTGTTACTACATATCTATTTCTTCTGAGTAAA
This DNA window, taken from Alteribacillus bidgolensis, encodes the following:
- the fdhA gene encoding formaldehyde dehydrogenase, glutathione-independent, producing the protein MSGNRAVAYAGPGAVEVKDTDFPELMLRDGPGVNPLNVGRKCEHGVILKVITTNICGSDQHMVRGRTTAPEGLILGHEITGEVIETGRDVEFIKKGDLVSVPFNIACGRCQACKEQNTHVCLNVNPDRPGSAYGYVDMGGWVGGQSEYVMVPYADFQLLKFPDKDQAMDKILDLTMLSDIFPTGFHGAYSAGVQPGSTVYVAGAGPVGLAAAHSAQLLGASVVIVGDLIPERLQQAQSFGCETVNLRDHDNLGEQIEQILGIPEVDCAIDCVGFEAHGHGQDANEAPATVLNSIMDVTKVSGKLGIPGLYVTEDPGAVDEAAKQGSLSIRFGLGWAKAHTFVTGQTPVMKYHRSLMNSIFHGKADIAKAVNATLISLDEAPQGYSEFDSGVAKKFVIDPHNMFHK